A stretch of Bacillus pseudomycoides DNA encodes these proteins:
- a CDS encoding DMT family transporter codes for MKYSRWNFCILFSHCITIVLWGSAFPGIRVGLEAYTPEHLTLLRLLIASFALFILAVISRMRLPELKDIPVIFILGALGFTVYHIALNYGEKSVSAGPASLIASVTPIITAVLTLIFFREKFKLWGWIGGAVSFIGVALISISTGDEPGFNTGILLILIAAFSESLFFVFQKPFLKKYGSLPFTVYTIWAGTLLMLIFLPGLGSEIVKAPIEVTLSAVYLGLFPTVLPYIALAYITSHAGASEATSSLYLTPVFACFISWIWLGEIPNMLSIFGGVITIFGVVLAHIKSEKDHYIRIKRTNNVNKSHSMF; via the coding sequence ATGAAATATAGTAGATGGAATTTCTGTATTTTATTCTCACACTGCATTACTATTGTTCTTTGGGGTTCTGCATTTCCTGGAATTCGCGTTGGGCTTGAAGCATATACACCGGAACATCTTACGTTATTACGTTTGTTAATAGCCTCATTTGCTTTATTTATTTTGGCAGTCATAAGTAGAATGCGTCTACCAGAATTAAAAGACATACCAGTAATATTTATACTAGGCGCCTTAGGTTTTACCGTTTATCATATCGCCTTAAATTATGGAGAGAAAAGTGTGAGCGCAGGGCCTGCAAGTTTGATTGCATCAGTTACCCCTATCATTACTGCAGTACTTACTCTTATATTTTTCCGTGAAAAATTCAAATTATGGGGATGGATAGGAGGAGCAGTTAGTTTTATAGGAGTAGCACTCATATCAATTAGTACTGGAGATGAACCCGGATTCAACACTGGCATACTACTTATACTTATTGCTGCATTTTCAGAAAGTTTATTCTTTGTTTTTCAAAAACCATTCCTCAAAAAATATGGAAGCTTACCGTTTACTGTATATACGATATGGGCAGGGACTTTATTAATGCTAATCTTTTTACCAGGGCTCGGTTCTGAAATAGTAAAAGCTCCTATTGAAGTTACTCTTAGCGCTGTGTATTTAGGTCTTTTTCCAACAGTACTTCCTTATATAGCTTTGGCCTATATAACTTCTCATGCTGGAGCCTCTGAAGCAACGAGCTCACTTTATTTAACACCAGTGTTTGCTTGCTTTATAAGTTGGATATGGTTAGGAGAGATTCCAAATATGTTATCTATATTTGGTGGTGTCATAACAATATTTGGCGTTGTACTTGCACATATAAAAAGCGAAAAAGATCACTACATACGAATTAAAAGAACAAACAATGTAAATAAATCACATTCGATGTTTTAA